The following are from one region of the Luteimonas sp. MC1572 genome:
- the ntrC gene encoding nitrogen regulation protein NR(I), whose protein sequence is MTSADGARVWVVDDDRSVRFVLATALREAGYAVTGFESASDVMAALDRGGARPDLLFTDVRMPGDDGLALLDALRQRLPALPVVVMSAYTDIASTAGAFRGGAQEFLSKPFDLDDAVALAARALDSHAADAALDGPGSAADVGAADALVGDAPAMQQLFRAIGRLAQAPLSVLITGETGTGKELVARALHRESPRAQRPFVALNTAAIPSELLESELFGHEAGAFTGANRRHVGRFEQAHGGTLFLDEIGDMPALLQTRLLRVLAEGEFFRVGGRELIRVDVRVVAATHQDLEAKVGDGSFRADLLHRLDVVRLRLPPLRERREDIPRLAERFLQRAAARFDAAPKRFAPAALARLMAHDWPGNVRELENLCWRVAALAPGEVAGVDDLGETLAAASTAAAPGDAWEASLRAWALAALATHGDDIHARARERLDQVLLQAALEHTGGRRSEAAARLGLGRNTLTRKLGTSRGRR, encoded by the coding sequence GTCGGCCAGCGATGTGATGGCCGCGCTGGACCGCGGCGGTGCGCGGCCGGACCTGCTGTTCACCGACGTGCGCATGCCCGGCGACGACGGCCTGGCGCTGCTCGACGCGCTCCGGCAGCGCCTGCCCGCGCTGCCGGTGGTGGTGATGAGCGCCTATACCGACATCGCCAGCACCGCCGGCGCGTTCCGCGGCGGCGCGCAGGAGTTCCTCTCCAAGCCCTTCGACCTCGACGACGCGGTGGCGCTGGCGGCACGCGCGCTCGACAGCCATGCCGCCGACGCTGCGCTGGACGGCCCGGGCAGCGCAGCCGATGTCGGCGCCGCCGACGCCCTGGTCGGCGATGCGCCGGCGATGCAGCAGCTGTTCCGCGCGATCGGCCGGCTGGCGCAGGCGCCGCTGTCGGTGCTGATCACCGGCGAGACCGGCACCGGCAAGGAGTTGGTGGCGCGCGCGCTGCACCGCGAATCGCCGCGCGCGCAGCGGCCCTTCGTCGCGCTCAATACCGCCGCCATTCCCTCCGAACTGCTGGAAAGCGAGCTGTTCGGCCACGAAGCCGGCGCCTTCACCGGAGCCAACCGCCGCCACGTCGGCCGCTTCGAACAGGCGCACGGCGGCACCCTGTTCCTCGACGAGATCGGCGACATGCCGGCCTTGCTGCAGACGCGGCTGCTGCGGGTGCTGGCCGAAGGCGAGTTCTTCCGCGTCGGCGGACGCGAACTGATCCGCGTCGACGTGCGCGTCGTGGCCGCGACCCACCAGGACCTCGAGGCCAAGGTCGGCGACGGCAGCTTCCGCGCCGACCTGCTGCACCGCCTCGACGTGGTGCGCCTGCGCCTGCCGCCGCTGCGCGAGCGCCGCGAGGACATCCCGCGGCTGGCCGAGCGATTCCTGCAACGTGCCGCGGCGCGCTTCGATGCCGCACCCAAGCGTTTCGCGCCAGCGGCCTTGGCGCGGCTCATGGCCCATGACTGGCCGGGCAACGTGCGTGAGCTCGAAAACCTGTGCTGGCGCGTGGCGGCGCTGGCACCGGGCGAAGTGGCGGGAGTGGACGACCTTGGCGAGACCTTGGCTGCCGCCTCCACCGCGGCGGCGCCCGGCGACGCCTGGGAAGCAAGCCTTCGTGCATGGGCGTTGGCGGCACTGGCCACGCATGGTGACGACATCCACGCCCGCGCCCGCGAGCGCCTCGACCAGGTGCTGCTCCAGGCCGCGCTGGAACACACCGGTGGCCGCCGCAGCGAGGCCGCCGCGCGCCTCGGCCTCGGCCGCAACACCCTGACCCGCAAGCTCGGCACCAGTCGTGGGCGGCGCTGA
- a CDS encoding superoxide dismutase family protein, translating to MSAPVPQPHRSRPLCAAACAVVVAALLSACASAPPRAPAAAPGSPAALPRAEVGTAQAAVANLAAASATLVSGRIALRAEAGGVRLAGEIGGLTRHGAHVLQVHARGDCSAVDASSAGPYFDATGRGGVDGGSDRIIADAQGVARVAQLVPAAVLGGGAANDIAGRALVVMGATSGATSARVACGVIRLAP from the coding sequence ATGAGCGCACCCGTCCCCCAACCGCACCGCAGCCGCCCGCTTTGCGCAGCCGCCTGCGCCGTGGTCGTCGCCGCGCTGCTGTCGGCCTGCGCAAGCGCGCCGCCACGCGCGCCCGCCGCGGCACCCGGCTCGCCTGCGGCACTGCCACGCGCGGAGGTCGGCACCGCGCAGGCGGCCGTGGCCAACCTGGCCGCGGCATCGGCCACCCTGGTCAGCGGTCGCATCGCGCTCAGGGCCGAGGCCGGCGGCGTGCGCCTGGCCGGCGAGATCGGTGGCCTGACCCGGCATGGCGCCCACGTGCTGCAGGTGCACGCGCGCGGCGACTGCAGCGCGGTCGATGCGTCCAGCGCCGGCCCGTATTTCGATGCCACCGGCCGCGGCGGCGTGGACGGCGGCAGCGACCGCATCATTGCCGACGCGCAGGGCGTGGCCCGCGTGGCACAGCTGGTGCCCGCCGCCGTGCTGGGTGGTGGCGCTGCCAACGACATCGCCGGCCGCGCGCTGGTGGTCATGGGCGCGACATCCGGCGCCACCAGCGCGCGCGTGGCCTGCGGCGTGATCCGGCTGGCACCATGA
- a CDS encoding superoxide dismutase family protein gives MRTTTLTVLTAALALALSACGDRAGVDEAATPPAAALPGESPPDATAPGYAPIDEVPAAAAVAALAATAGNTTSGQLRFAAVDGGVHITGQVTGLKPGTEHGFHVHETGDCSAPDGSSAGGHFNPAGSAHGRVGVAAHHAGDTNNITADDAGVAQVDTRLEGATLGDGAPTDVIGKGVIVHADPDDYTTQPTGNAGARLACGVIGAGS, from the coding sequence ATGCGTACCACCACCCTCACCGTGCTCACCGCCGCGCTGGCGCTCGCGCTGTCCGCCTGTGGCGACCGCGCCGGCGTCGATGAAGCCGCCACCCCGCCCGCCGCCGCGCTGCCCGGCGAGTCGCCGCCGGATGCGACAGCGCCGGGCTACGCGCCGATCGACGAAGTCCCGGCCGCCGCCGCGGTGGCCGCGCTCGCCGCGACCGCCGGCAACACCACCAGCGGCCAGCTGCGCTTTGCCGCCGTGGACGGTGGCGTGCACATCACCGGCCAGGTCACCGGCCTCAAGCCCGGCACCGAACACGGGTTCCACGTGCACGAGACCGGCGACTGCAGCGCGCCCGATGGCAGCAGTGCCGGCGGACATTTCAATCCTGCCGGCAGCGCGCATGGTCGCGTGGGCGTCGCGGCCCACCACGCCGGCGACACCAACAACATCACCGCCGACGATGCGGGCGTGGCGCAGGTCGATACGCGCCTGGAAGGCGCCACGCTCGGTGATGGCGCGCCCACCGACGTGATCGGCAAGGGCGTGATCGTGCATGCCGACCCGGACGACTACACCACGCAGCCGACTGGCAATGCCGGCGCGCGATTGGCCTGCGGCGTGATCGGCGCGGGGTCGTAA
- a CDS encoding acetyl-CoA C-acetyltransferase gives MLHGRPVAVLGGVRIPFCRQNTAYADVGNLGMSVRTLGALVERFGLHGQQLGEVAMGAVIKHSSDWNLGREAAMSSGLSPLTPGITLQRACGTSLDSIITIGNKIACGQIESGIGGGSDSTSDVPIVYGRALRRRLLAANAAKTTRDKLAQFAGFRFGELKPDFPGVAEPRTGKSMGEHCEDMAKEWSISRDSQDQLAVASHHRLAAAYERGFFDDLVVPFRGVSRDNILRADSTLEKLATLKPAFDRVSGRGTLTAGNSTPLTDGASACLLSTDEWAAAHGHEVLCHVRDAQVAAVDFVHGEGLLMAPTVAVAQLLARNNLTLQDFDIYEIHEAFAAQVLCTLRAWESEDYCRTRLGLDAPLGRIDPAKMNPLGSSLATGHPFAATGARIVASAAKQLRERGGGRCLVSICTAGGMGVVAILER, from the coding sequence ATGCTGCATGGTCGCCCCGTCGCCGTCCTTGGCGGCGTCCGCATTCCCTTCTGCCGGCAGAACACGGCCTACGCCGACGTCGGCAACCTCGGCATGTCGGTGCGCACGCTTGGCGCACTGGTCGAACGCTTCGGCCTGCACGGCCAGCAGCTCGGCGAAGTGGCGATGGGTGCGGTGATCAAGCACTCCAGCGACTGGAACCTCGGCCGCGAGGCGGCGATGTCGTCCGGGCTGTCGCCGCTGACGCCGGGCATCACCCTGCAGCGCGCCTGCGGCACGTCGCTGGATTCCATCATCACCATCGGCAACAAGATCGCCTGCGGGCAGATCGAGTCCGGCATCGGTGGCGGCAGCGACAGCACCTCGGACGTGCCGATCGTCTACGGCAGGGCGCTGCGCCGGCGCCTGCTGGCGGCCAACGCCGCGAAGACGACGCGCGACAAGCTGGCGCAGTTCGCGGGCTTCCGCTTCGGCGAGCTGAAGCCGGATTTCCCCGGCGTGGCCGAGCCGCGCACCGGCAAGTCGATGGGCGAGCACTGCGAGGACATGGCCAAGGAGTGGAGCATCTCGCGCGACTCGCAGGACCAGCTCGCGGTGGCCTCGCACCACCGGCTGGCCGCGGCCTACGAGCGCGGCTTCTTCGACGACCTGGTGGTGCCGTTCCGCGGCGTGTCGCGCGACAACATCCTGCGCGCCGATTCCACCCTGGAAAAGCTCGCCACCCTCAAGCCGGCGTTCGACCGTGTGTCGGGGCGCGGCACGCTCACCGCAGGCAATTCCACGCCGCTGACCGATGGTGCATCGGCCTGCCTGCTGTCGACCGACGAATGGGCCGCGGCGCATGGCCACGAGGTGCTGTGCCACGTCCGTGACGCGCAGGTGGCCGCGGTCGATTTCGTGCATGGCGAAGGCCTGCTGATGGCGCCGACGGTGGCGGTGGCACAGCTGCTGGCGCGCAACAACCTCACGCTGCAGGACTTCGACATCTACGAGATCCACGAGGCCTTCGCCGCGCAGGTGCTGTGCACGCTGCGCGCCTGGGAAAGCGAGGACTACTGCCGCACGCGGCTGGGCCTGGACGCGCCGCTGGGCCGCATCGATCCGGCGAAAATGAACCCGCTCGGCTCGTCGCTGGCCACCGGCCATCCGTTCGCCGCCACCGGTGCGCGCATCGTGGCCAGCGCCGCCAAGCAGCTGCGCGAACGCGGCGGCGGCCGCTGCCTGGTATCGATCTGCACCGCCGGCGGCATGGGCGTGGTCGCGATCCTCGAGCGCTGA
- a CDS encoding heme biosynthesis HemY N-terminal domain-containing protein — MNLFRNLLLWILLAIVGALAWHLLAQDPGYVLVRYRGWDYTTNLLWVGVAAVVALFVLWLLWALIALPLRAWRQRRDQQSRARLGTGLEALYHGHYARAEKLLPQAGDDSDAAVALLASSRAALARGDHDAARRHLDAIDVRHALTRAIGHAELSLAEERPTDALVALDAPAAQPLSPRGLALRAEALAVSGQAGEAYALLGALRQQQALPDTVLAERELRWSAAAMRQAADANALADRWESLPKPLRSEPTIVTAYAERAAALGWDAAATSSIEQALATRWDERLAARYGSLPLARYAERQAAAERWLQQHPGSPALLLTLARLARLQDQPQPAMDYLQRALAQGAGGEGWEELGHNYAQLGDDARARAAYGNALRAMRGEPVVVIE; from the coding sequence ATGAACCTGTTCCGAAACCTTCTGCTCTGGATCCTGCTGGCGATCGTCGGCGCGCTCGCCTGGCACCTGCTCGCCCAGGACCCAGGTTACGTGCTGGTCCGCTACCGCGGCTGGGACTACACCACCAACCTGCTCTGGGTCGGCGTCGCCGCGGTCGTGGCGCTGTTCGTGCTGTGGCTGCTGTGGGCGCTGATCGCGTTGCCACTGCGCGCCTGGCGCCAGCGCCGCGACCAGCAGTCGCGCGCACGGCTGGGCACCGGGCTGGAGGCGCTGTACCACGGCCATTACGCCCGCGCCGAAAAACTCCTGCCGCAGGCCGGCGACGACAGCGATGCCGCGGTCGCCCTGCTCGCCTCGTCGCGGGCCGCGCTCGCCCGCGGCGACCACGACGCGGCGCGCCGCCACCTGGACGCCATCGACGTGCGCCACGCGCTGACCCGCGCCATCGGCCACGCCGAGCTGTCGCTCGCCGAGGAGCGCCCGACCGACGCGCTGGTCGCGCTGGACGCACCGGCGGCGCAGCCGCTGTCGCCGCGCGGACTCGCGCTGCGCGCCGAAGCGCTGGCCGTCTCCGGACAGGCGGGCGAGGCCTACGCGCTGCTCGGCGCACTGCGCCAGCAGCAGGCGCTGCCCGACACGGTGCTGGCCGAGCGCGAACTGCGCTGGTCGGCCGCCGCCATGCGCCAGGCGGCCGACGCCAACGCGCTCGCCGACCGCTGGGAATCACTGCCCAAGCCGCTGCGCTCCGAACCCACGATCGTCACCGCGTATGCCGAACGCGCGGCCGCGCTGGGCTGGGACGCGGCGGCGACGTCGAGCATCGAACAGGCGCTCGCCACGCGCTGGGACGAACGGCTGGCCGCGCGCTACGGCAGCCTGCCGCTGGCGCGCTACGCCGAGCGCCAGGCCGCGGCGGAGCGCTGGCTGCAGCAGCATCCGGGCAGCCCGGCGCTGCTGCTCACGCTCGCACGCCTGGCGCGGCTCCAGGACCAGCCGCAGCCGGCCATGGACTACCTGCAGCGCGCGCTGGCACAGGGTGCCGGCGGCGAAGGTTGGGAAGAGCTGGGCCACAACTACGCGCAGCTCGGCGATGACGCCCGCGCGCGTGCCGCGTATGGCAACGCCCTGCGCGCGATGCGCGGCGAACCGGTGGTCGTGATCGAGTGA
- a CDS encoding uroporphyrinogen-III C-methyltransferase, giving the protein MNSPELPARPHRTSALAWLLLLLVLPVAAWLGWQAWQAQSAERLAAAAAELQRLTALEERMAAVRRNQQAQGKRLQQAETTNRVLRDELLGVSQRAALLEESVQRLAGPVEGGAQALRLDDIELLLAQGQQRLLLAADLDGARRAYALAARLLDAVTDPGFLDIRQVLVQERTALDALGDDPRVVALARLDVFAAQLDALPLQAPPRDPAGTGDTWWERLAHRVVDVRRSDARQAVAPAERAAGIATLRLELALARTAAERRDAGGWRAALARAEAWLPRLWPDSPTLQARMGDLRALGALPLAVALPTLGSTLQQLRLRRGAPRAAR; this is encoded by the coding sequence GTGAACTCCCCCGAACTTCCCGCGCGACCGCACCGCACCTCCGCCCTCGCCTGGCTGCTCCTGCTGCTCGTACTCCCGGTCGCGGCGTGGCTGGGCTGGCAGGCATGGCAGGCGCAGTCCGCCGAGCGCCTCGCCGCTGCCGCCGCAGAGCTGCAGCGACTCACCGCGCTCGAAGAGCGCATGGCCGCCGTGCGCCGCAACCAGCAGGCGCAGGGCAAGCGCCTGCAGCAGGCCGAGACCACCAACCGCGTGCTGCGCGACGAACTGCTCGGCGTCAGCCAGCGCGCCGCCCTGCTCGAGGAAAGCGTGCAGCGCCTGGCCGGGCCGGTCGAAGGCGGTGCGCAGGCACTGCGACTGGACGACATCGAACTGCTGCTCGCGCAGGGCCAGCAGCGCCTGCTGCTGGCCGCCGACCTCGACGGCGCCCGCCGCGCCTACGCGCTGGCGGCGCGCCTGCTCGACGCCGTCACCGACCCCGGCTTCCTCGACATCCGCCAGGTGCTGGTGCAGGAGCGCACGGCGCTGGACGCCCTGGGCGACGACCCGCGCGTGGTCGCGCTGGCGCGCCTGGATGTCTTTGCCGCGCAGCTGGACGCGTTGCCCTTGCAGGCTCCGCCGCGCGACCCGGCTGGCACTGGCGACACCTGGTGGGAGCGGCTTGCCCATCGCGTGGTGGACGTCCGGCGCAGCGATGCGCGGCAGGCCGTCGCGCCGGCCGAACGCGCTGCCGGGATCGCCACGCTGCGGCTCGAGCTGGCGCTGGCGCGCACCGCCGCCGAGCGCCGCGATGCCGGCGGCTGGCGCGCGGCACTGGCGCGCGCCGAAGCCTGGCTGCCGCGCCTGTGGCCGGACTCGCCGACGCTGCAGGCGCGCATGGGCGACCTGCGGGCGCTGGGCGCGCTGCCGCTCGCGGTGGCGCTGCCCACGCTGGGCAGCACGCTGCAGCAGCTGCGCCTGCGTCGCGGCGCGCCCAGGGCGGCCCGCTGA
- a CDS encoding uroporphyrinogen-III synthase, which translates to MPTNATPGRLSGCYVISLRPVGGHDAIRRAAARHGARTLALSPWRIETHGDRTTRAALRAALAAPRVLFTSPAAVAAAVRLRALRVGRGQVFVAVGAGTALALRRAGVAAVDAPQRMDSEGLLALPSLGSVRGLDIGLVTAPGGRGVIATTLAGRGARVLRANVYARVPIAPPPRAVAALRALDAPAWLLASSGEALEHIVARLPDDALAVLRRAHVVAASERLATLARGLGLRVAAVASSARPAAMLDAACAGAAAKP; encoded by the coding sequence ATGCCCACGAACGCCACGCCCGGACGCCTGTCCGGATGCTACGTCATCTCGCTGCGCCCGGTGGGCGGCCACGACGCCATCCGGCGCGCCGCCGCGCGCCATGGCGCGCGCACGCTGGCGCTCTCGCCGTGGCGCATCGAAACGCACGGCGACCGCACCACCCGTGCCGCGCTGCGCGCCGCGCTCGCCGCGCCACGAGTGCTGTTCACCAGCCCGGCGGCGGTCGCCGCGGCGGTGCGGTTGCGGGCGCTGCGCGTCGGCCGGGGCCAGGTGTTCGTGGCAGTCGGCGCCGGCACCGCGCTTGCCCTGCGCCGCGCAGGCGTGGCCGCGGTGGATGCGCCGCAGCGGATGGACAGCGAAGGCCTGCTCGCGCTGCCGTCGCTGGGGTCCGTGCGCGGGCTCGACATCGGCCTGGTCACCGCGCCCGGCGGCCGCGGCGTGATCGCCACCACGCTCGCCGGCCGCGGCGCACGGGTGCTGCGCGCCAACGTCTACGCGCGCGTGCCGATCGCGCCTCCGCCGCGCGCGGTCGCGGCACTGCGCGCGCTCGACGCGCCCGCCTGGCTGCTCGCCAGCAGCGGCGAGGCGCTCGAGCACATCGTCGCCCGGCTTCCGGACGACGCCCTTGCGGTGCTGCGCCGCGCGCACGTGGTCGCGGCCAGCGAACGCCTCGCCACGCTGGCCCGCGGCCTTGGCCTGCGCGTGGCGGCAGTGGCGTCGAGCGCGCGCCCGGCGGCCATGCTCGATGCCGCCTGCGCCGGAGCCGCGGCGAAGCCCTAA
- a CDS encoding YiiD C-terminal domain-containing protein, which translates to MSLEDELLALDAHYRSMPPVAAMAVTIAGHDGGQLRLRAPLARNVNDKGCAFGGSLVSLMTLAGWGLVTLRCAQLGIKADVFVADSTVRYLAPLYADLEASARLEEGAHWSDFDATLRARGRARVAIAATVPLPAGGEATTMRASYAAIARG; encoded by the coding sequence ATGAGCCTGGAAGATGAACTGCTTGCGCTTGACGCGCATTACCGGTCGATGCCGCCGGTCGCGGCGATGGCCGTCACCATTGCCGGCCACGATGGCGGCCAGCTGCGGCTGCGCGCGCCGCTGGCGCGCAACGTCAACGACAAGGGCTGCGCGTTCGGTGGCAGCCTGGTGTCGCTGATGACGCTCGCCGGCTGGGGCCTGGTGACGCTGCGCTGCGCGCAGCTGGGCATCAAGGCCGATGTTTTCGTCGCCGACAGCACGGTGCGCTACCTGGCGCCGCTGTATGCCGACCTCGAGGCCAGCGCGCGGCTCGAAGAAGGTGCGCACTGGAGCGACTTCGACGCGACATTGCGTGCGCGCGGCCGCGCCCGCGTCGCCATCGCCGCCACCGTGCCGCTGCCGGCGGGCGGCGAGGCCACCACCATGCGCGCCAGTTACGCCGCGATCGCCAGGGGTTAG
- a CDS encoding rhodanese-like domain-containing protein — translation MNLEELSAFAGRNPMLALALAGITLAILYTEFARLFRGFKGLRPAELTALMNRENALVVDLQPAGDFEKGHIPGSKNVQMSQFDPENKLLAGAKALPVVTVCKTGVTAAQAAKRLRKAGFERVYVLDGGIAAWQQADLPLAKGRGK, via the coding sequence TTGAACCTTGAAGAACTGTCGGCCTTCGCCGGCCGCAACCCCATGCTCGCGCTGGCGCTCGCCGGCATCACCCTGGCGATCCTCTACACCGAGTTCGCACGCCTGTTCCGCGGCTTCAAGGGCCTGCGTCCGGCGGAGCTGACCGCGCTCATGAACCGCGAGAACGCGCTGGTCGTCGATCTGCAGCCGGCCGGCGACTTCGAGAAGGGACACATCCCGGGCTCGAAGAACGTGCAGATGAGCCAGTTCGATCCCGAGAACAAGCTGCTCGCCGGCGCCAAGGCGCTGCCGGTGGTGACCGTCTGCAAGACCGGCGTGACCGCGGCGCAGGCTGCCAAGCGACTGCGCAAAGCCGGTTTCGAACGGGTCTATGTGCTGGACGGCGGCATCGCCGCCTGGCAACAGGCCGACCTGCCGCTGGCCAAGGGCCGCGGCAAGTAG
- the secB gene encoding protein-export chaperone SecB, producing the protein MSDQAQNGAAGAIAEQPAGPQFTVEKIYVKDVSFEAPKTPQAFGEQGQPQLQMNLNQRVTRLADSAFEVVLGINLTCNMGEDKTLYVVEVQQAGMFNLVDFDDQALDVMLGTHCPAILYPYARQVIGDLIQAGGFTPFLLQPINFESLYAEGVRQRAAQQAAGDLANTETGGTA; encoded by the coding sequence ATGTCCGACCAAGCCCAGAACGGCGCCGCCGGCGCAATTGCCGAACAGCCCGCCGGCCCGCAGTTCACCGTCGAGAAGATCTACGTCAAGGACGTGTCCTTCGAGGCGCCCAAGACCCCGCAGGCGTTTGGCGAACAGGGCCAGCCGCAGCTGCAGATGAACCTCAACCAGCGCGTCACCCGTCTTGCCGACTCCGCCTTCGAGGTCGTGCTGGGCATCAACCTGACCTGCAACATGGGCGAGGACAAGACCCTCTACGTGGTCGAGGTGCAGCAGGCCGGCATGTTCAACCTGGTGGACTTCGACGACCAGGCGCTCGACGTCATGCTCGGCACGCACTGCCCGGCGATCCTTTACCCGTATGCGCGCCAGGTCATCGGCGACCTGATCCAGGCGGGCGGCTTCACCCCGTTCCTGCTGCAGCCGATCAATTTCGAGTCCCTGTATGCCGAAGGCGTGCGCCAGCGTGCCGCGCAGCAGGCCGCAGGCGACCTGGCCAACACCGAGACCGGCGGCACTGCCTGA
- a CDS encoding NAD(P)H-dependent glycerol-3-phosphate dehydrogenase, whose product MEPSVTQAAKPAVAVLGAGSWGTALAALIARHDHPTVLWGRDATVVGAIDADHQNPRYLQGIALPASLRATTDLAAALATADLVLVVVPSHAFAGTLRALAPLRPAHAGVAWATKGFEPGSGRFLHEVAAEVIGPGVPLAVVTGPSFAMEVASGLPTALTVHGDDPAFAQAVADVLHGPAFRAYTGDDMRGAELGGAMKNVLAVATGVADGMNLGLNARAGLITRGLNEMLRLNIAIGGKPETLMGLAGLGDLVLTCTGDLSRNRRLGLALGRGQTLEDAVREIGQVVESVQTADEVMRQADAHGVELPIASNVRDVLHGDITPAEGLARLLAREQKAEYPAKLFA is encoded by the coding sequence ATGGAGCCCTCGGTCACGCAGGCGGCCAAGCCGGCGGTCGCGGTGCTGGGCGCCGGCTCCTGGGGCACGGCGCTGGCGGCGCTGATCGCGCGCCACGACCATCCCACGGTCCTCTGGGGGCGTGATGCCACGGTGGTCGGCGCGATCGATGCCGACCACCAGAACCCGCGCTACCTGCAGGGCATCGCCCTGCCGGCGTCGCTGCGCGCCACCACCGATCTGGCCGCGGCCCTGGCCACGGCCGACCTGGTGCTGGTCGTGGTGCCTTCGCATGCGTTTGCCGGGACCCTGCGCGCGCTCGCGCCGCTGCGCCCCGCGCATGCCGGCGTGGCCTGGGCCACCAAGGGCTTCGAACCCGGTTCCGGGCGTTTCCTGCATGAGGTCGCCGCTGAAGTCATCGGCCCCGGCGTGCCGCTGGCGGTGGTGACCGGTCCGTCGTTCGCCATGGAGGTCGCGTCGGGGCTTCCGACCGCGCTCACCGTGCATGGCGACGATCCCGCCTTCGCACAGGCGGTTGCCGACGTGCTGCACGGCCCCGCGTTCCGCGCCTACACCGGCGACGACATGCGTGGCGCCGAGCTGGGCGGCGCGATGAAGAACGTGCTGGCGGTGGCCACCGGCGTGGCGGACGGCATGAACCTGGGCCTCAACGCCCGCGCCGGGCTGATCACCCGCGGCCTCAACGAGATGCTGCGCCTCAACATCGCCATCGGCGGCAAGCCGGAAACCCTCATGGGCCTGGCCGGCCTCGGCGACCTGGTGCTGACCTGTACCGGCGACCTGTCGCGCAACCGCCGCCTGGGCCTGGCGCTGGGCCGCGGCCAGACGCTGGAAGACGCGGTGCGCGAGATCGGCCAGGTGGTGGAGTCGGTGCAGACGGCCGACGAGGTCATGCGCCAGGCGGATGCCCACGGCGTCGAGCTGCCGATCGCCAGCAACGTGCGCGACGTGCTGCACGGCGACATCACCCCGGCCGAAGGCCTGGCGCGTCTGCTGGCACGCGAGCAGAAAGCCGAGTACCCGGCGAAGCTCTTCGCCTGA
- a CDS encoding diffusible signal factor-reguated Ax21 faimly protein encodes MKRSLIAMTLAASLPFAATAAEGVSYNYLEAGYQATNGDVDADGVGVNGSFSFHPNFHVFGGYSSQEIDNTSIDIDQLKVGLGYNLEISPRADLLARVAYQKLDAGRVLGTDLEFDGWSTEVGVRGLLATNFDGYALAGYEDYDGGIDGDFYGRLGANLKLNTNWGINGDVKFADGDTEWFVGPRFTW; translated from the coding sequence ATGAAGCGCTCCCTGATCGCCATGACCCTGGCGGCGTCGCTGCCGTTTGCCGCTACCGCTGCCGAAGGCGTCTCCTACAACTACCTCGAGGCCGGCTACCAGGCCACCAATGGCGACGTCGATGCCGACGGCGTCGGTGTCAACGGCTCGTTCTCGTTCCACCCCAATTTCCACGTCTTCGGCGGCTACAGCAGCCAGGAGATCGACAACACCAGCATCGACATCGACCAGCTGAAGGTCGGCCTGGGCTACAACCTCGAGATCTCGCCGCGCGCCGACCTGCTGGCCCGCGTCGCGTACCAGAAGCTCGACGCCGGCCGCGTGCTCGGCACCGACCTGGAGTTCGACGGCTGGAGCACCGAAGTCGGCGTGCGCGGCTTGCTGGCCACGAACTTTGACGGCTACGCGCTGGCCGGCTACGAAGACTACGACGGCGGCATCGACGGCGATTTCTACGGCCGCCTGGGCGCCAACCTGAAGCTCAACACCAACTGGGGCATCAACGGCGACGTCAAGTTCGCCGACGGCGACACCGAATGGTTCGTCGGCCCGCGCTTCACCTGGTAA
- a CDS encoding tRNA (cytidine(34)-2'-O)-methyltransferase, translated as MIDIILFQPEIPPNTGNVIRLCANTGARLHLVRPLGFDLDDRQLRRAGLDYHEYARLAVHDTLDAALAEIQPTRLFALSSHGQARYDQPRYASGDAFLFGRESSGLPDAVMAGIPAHQRLRLPMRPDNRSLNLSNAVAVVAYEAWRQMGFDGAG; from the coding sequence ATGATCGACATCATCCTGTTCCAGCCGGAAATCCCGCCCAACACGGGCAACGTGATCCGCCTGTGCGCGAACACCGGCGCGCGCCTGCACCTGGTGCGGCCGCTGGGCTTCGACCTCGACGACCGCCAACTCAGGCGCGCGGGCCTCGACTACCACGAGTACGCGCGGCTCGCGGTGCACGACACGCTTGATGCGGCGCTGGCCGAGATCCAGCCGACGCGCCTGTTCGCGCTCAGCAGCCACGGCCAGGCCCGCTACGACCAGCCGCGCTACGCCAGTGGCGACGCGTTCCTGTTCGGCCGCGAGAGCAGCGGCCTGCCGGATGCGGTGATGGCCGGCATCCCAGCGCACCAGCGGCTGCGCCTTCCCATGCGTCCGGACAACCGCAGCCTCAACCTGTCCAACGCGGTGGCGGTGGTGGCGTACGAAGCCTGGCGGCAAATGGGGTTCGACGGCGCGGGGTGA